In Aliiglaciecola sp. LCG003, a genomic segment contains:
- a CDS encoding helix-turn-helix transcriptional regulator translates to MSQITKISQTLKKLLKQHQLTYRDIATHLNMSEANIKRIFSTNSFTLERLEDICTMLQMNLSDLFYIVQQQAERLSQLTVEQENHLLSDPKLLLVAVCVRDGWTFEEIISQYQIDQFECTRLLAKLDKLKIINLLPNNHYKSLIAQDFRWIPGGPLEKFMEQEVMVKFMAPKKDEKWNFRMYIRGRYSQSSIEIIQRKLNQLTKDAANLNQEDASLTLEKRQHIGLLMAMRPWEPSLFENMRRSKPK, encoded by the coding sequence ATGAGTCAGATCACTAAAATCAGTCAAACCTTAAAGAAGCTGTTAAAGCAGCATCAACTTACTTATCGAGATATCGCGACCCATTTAAATATGAGTGAAGCCAATATTAAGCGTATTTTCTCTACCAACAGTTTTACCTTAGAGCGTTTGGAAGATATCTGCACCATGTTACAAATGAATCTGTCTGACTTATTTTATATTGTTCAGCAGCAAGCAGAACGATTGAGTCAGTTAACGGTTGAACAAGAAAATCATCTGCTTAGTGATCCCAAACTTTTATTGGTCGCGGTGTGTGTTAGAGATGGCTGGACATTTGAGGAAATCATCAGTCAATATCAAATTGATCAATTTGAGTGTACCCGTCTTTTAGCCAAACTCGACAAACTTAAAATTATAAATCTGCTGCCTAATAATCATTACAAATCATTAATTGCTCAGGATTTTCGGTGGATCCCAGGCGGACCGTTAGAAAAGTTCATGGAGCAAGAGGTGATGGTGAAATTTATGGCACCTAAAAAAGACGAGAAATGGAATTTCCGCATGTATATTCGTGGACGTTATTCCCAATCTTCGATTGAAATTATTCAACGCAAACTCAATCAACTGACCAAAGATGCGGCGAATCTAAATCAAGAGGATGCTTCCCTAACATTAGAAAAGCGTCAACATATAGGACTATTAATGGCCATGCGCCCCTGGGAGCCGTCTTTGTTCGAAAATATGCGACGCTCAAAACCCAAATAG
- a CDS encoding ABC transporter permease: MLLTIATKSLQDRKATVLLTLFSIVLSVFLFISVEHIRSQTKNSFNRTVSGVDLIVGARTSSISLLLNSVFRIGYATNSVSWQSFQHFTEHPQVKWAIPLALGDSHQGYPVLGTNHDYFSHYQYGDKQPLVLQQGAVFEKAQQLVLGADVAEELNYHIGDELVLSHGVAKISFSQHKQHPFTVVGILQATGTPIDKTLHINITDIDGLHQVTPSLAGGRRTAGMDNHGQLDTSPEINTHEHAEKQTPPSQISAFLLGLQSRIAVLTVQREINQFKQQALSAVLPGVALTELWSIVGGVEKVLGVISVLVLCSSMLGLCAILLASLKAREPELKVLRIVGATPITLCLLLQLEALLITCLAVAIGMLLTWLSFTVASPLLSEHYGLFIDSNIFTVQSLWFCLMIILAGMLVSVVPALTIYRNQHR, from the coding sequence ATGCTGCTGACGATTGCGACTAAAAGCTTACAAGATCGTAAGGCTACGGTGTTATTAACATTATTCTCCATTGTGTTAAGCGTATTTTTGTTTATCAGCGTTGAACATATTCGAAGTCAGACAAAGAATAGCTTTAATCGCACGGTTTCCGGTGTTGATTTAATTGTTGGAGCCCGCACCAGTTCAATAAGTTTATTACTTAACTCAGTATTTCGGATTGGTTATGCCACTAACTCCGTAAGTTGGCAAAGTTTCCAACATTTCACTGAGCATCCACAAGTGAAATGGGCCATTCCTCTGGCATTGGGAGATTCTCACCAAGGTTATCCGGTTTTAGGTACTAACCATGATTATTTTAGTCACTATCAATATGGCGATAAACAACCATTGGTGCTCCAGCAAGGCGCAGTATTTGAAAAAGCACAACAACTTGTATTAGGTGCTGATGTTGCCGAAGAATTAAACTATCACATTGGCGATGAATTGGTATTGTCCCATGGCGTAGCTAAAATTAGTTTTAGTCAACATAAGCAACATCCCTTTACAGTGGTTGGGATTTTACAAGCTACGGGCACACCAATTGATAAAACCTTACACATAAACATCACTGACATTGACGGTCTGCATCAAGTCACGCCATCCCTTGCTGGTGGGCGCCGCACGGCTGGGATGGATAATCACGGCCAGCTTGATACTAGCCCTGAAATTAATACTCATGAGCATGCTGAGAAACAGACGCCCCCTAGCCAAATAAGCGCCTTTTTATTAGGACTGCAATCTAGAATTGCAGTATTGACAGTCCAACGTGAAATCAATCAGTTTAAACAACAAGCATTGAGCGCAGTACTACCGGGTGTGGCATTGACTGAACTTTGGAGCATAGTGGGAGGTGTGGAAAAAGTACTGGGTGTTATCAGTGTGCTGGTGCTTTGCTCATCTATGCTCGGTTTATGTGCTATTTTACTGGCCAGCCTCAAAGCCCGCGAACCTGAATTAAAAGTTCTGCGAATTGTCGGAGCAACTCCTATTACGTTGTGTCTTTTATTACAACTTGAAGCACTATTGATAACCTGTCTAGCGGTGGCAATTGGAATGTTGTTGACGTGGTTAAGTTTTACTGTTGCTAGCCCTTTGCTCAGTGAGCATTATGGGCTCTTTATTGATAGTAATATCTTCACTGTGCAAAGTCTGTGGTTTTGTCTGATGATCATTTTAGCGGGTATGCTGGTAAGTGTTGTGCCCGCACTAACAATTTATCGTAATCAACACCGCTAA
- the yiaA gene encoding inner membrane protein YiaA: MSIKTKSNFKHNTIQAPTKSYTWASIAALFIGVSAYALGLINAQMELNEKGYYLITILYGLFSMVSLQKTIRDKAEGMSTSNIYTILSWASSGLAIGLLVIGLINADLLLSEKGFYAMAYTLSLFAAVTVQKNVRDKQALAVHQKPLMEPESQSIDEVPIR; this comes from the coding sequence ATGTCGATTAAAACAAAATCAAACTTTAAACATAATACTATTCAAGCCCCAACAAAATCCTATACATGGGCCTCTATTGCAGCACTTTTCATTGGGGTTTCAGCTTATGCTTTGGGACTGATTAATGCGCAAATGGAATTGAATGAGAAAGGGTACTATCTGATAACCATCCTATATGGCTTATTTTCCATGGTCTCTTTGCAGAAAACTATTCGTGATAAAGCAGAAGGTATGAGTACCTCAAACATTTACACGATTTTATCATGGGCGTCATCTGGCCTTGCCATTGGGTTATTAGTAATCGGTTTAATCAATGCAGATTTGTTACTTAGCGAGAAGGGGTTTTATGCCATGGCGTATACCTTAAGTTTGTTCGCGGCGGTAACGGTACAAAAAAATGTGAGAGACAAGCAGGCCCTTGCAGTTCATCAAAAGCCGCTGATGGAGCCAG
- a CDS encoding DUF2145 domain-containing protein produces MHLRHVLLIFLLVVPSAWAGSQSQAEALHEPEKIIKFAKDVEKYAASKGARAFIIARVGRPEKDLPKGIKFTHTALAIYSNIELTNGEVLQGYAIHNLYQLNGQADKSELVVDYPIDFFWGAQELTAGVLIPSIELQQKLIELIASGNDKLLHNNNYSVIANPFNNQFQNCTEYTLDLINAAIYQTLDMEQLKVNAQAHFKPQKLSTSRFKLMFGSMLMDDVTTKDHKGKVYTATFSSLGRYLQSNQLSDDFVTFQANGEVTAL; encoded by the coding sequence ATGCATTTACGTCATGTGCTTTTAATTTTTTTGTTAGTCGTACCTAGTGCTTGGGCGGGCAGTCAAAGCCAAGCCGAAGCACTGCATGAGCCTGAAAAAATCATCAAATTTGCCAAAGATGTGGAAAAGTATGCGGCCAGTAAAGGGGCGAGGGCGTTTATCATTGCTAGGGTAGGTCGTCCTGAAAAGGATCTACCTAAGGGGATCAAGTTTACCCATACTGCCTTGGCGATATACTCGAATATTGAGCTGACCAATGGCGAAGTATTGCAAGGATATGCCATCCACAATTTATACCAATTGAACGGGCAAGCCGATAAAAGCGAATTAGTTGTGGATTATCCCATTGATTTCTTTTGGGGGGCGCAAGAATTAACTGCCGGGGTACTGATTCCATCAATTGAACTCCAACAGAAACTGATAGAGCTGATTGCCTCAGGGAATGACAAGCTATTGCATAATAATAACTACTCGGTTATCGCCAACCCCTTCAATAATCAATTTCAAAACTGTACTGAATATACTTTAGATTTGATTAATGCGGCAATCTATCAAACTCTTGATATGGAGCAATTAAAGGTCAATGCCCAAGCACATTTTAAGCCGCAAAAATTGAGCACCAGCAGATTTAAATTGATGTTTGGCTCTATGTTAATGGATGACGTCACCACCAAAGATCATAAAGGTAAAGTGTATACCGCAACGTTTTCTAGTTTAGGTAGATATTTGCAGTCGAATCAATTGAGCGATGATTTTGTCACCTTTCAAGCCAACGGTGAGGTTACGGCTCTTTAA